The Desulfonatronum thiodismutans nucleotide sequence TTGCCGAAGACGATCCTTCAAATTCTTATCCGACCGTAAAACGCCTGGAAAGGGCCGGTCATGCGGTAACCCTGGCCGAAGACGGGAGACAGGCCTTGGACCTGCTCAAGGACCGGGATTTCGACTGCATCCTGATGGACATCCAGATGCCGGTAATGAACGGCATCGAGGCCGCCAAGACCATCCGCTCCTCCACCGACCTCGGCCCCAAGAAGGATATTCCCATCATCGCCCTTACCGCCTTTGCCATGGACGGAGATCGGGAAAAGTTCCTGGAAGCCGGGATGAACGACTACCTGGCCAAACCGGTGTTGAAGAAAGACCTGACAAAGGCTTTGGAGAAAATCACCCGAGGACCGGCCTGAACCGCGCCAGGGCCGTGAAAACGGCACGAACCAAAATGAACTGAATATGTAACTTCCGTGGAACCAAAGCCATGAAAAAAAGCATCGCCACGCGGATGAACAAGGACATCCTCCTGACCTTCCTGGTGATCGCGGTCTTGTTCATTATCTTCGGCATCCTGATGCAATTGCACTGGCGCAACGAAAACATCCGGATGGTCGTCCACCTCCTGGACACGGTCGTGACCAGGGAGCAAAATACTCTGGCCAACGAACTCTTTGAGAAACGAATCACCTCCCTGAACATGCGCCTGCGGGAAATGCGCGACATCACCGAGCGCAAGCGGGCCGAGCAGGAACAGGAGAAGCTGCAAAGTCTGTTTCTCCAGTCCCAAAAGATGGAATCCGTGGGCACCCTGGCCGGAAGCGTGGCCCATGACTTCAACAAGCAACGTGGTCCTGGACCAAGACTTCGCCAACCACCATCCGGGCTCGTCCGCCGGACCTCACGTGCTCCTGATCGTGACGGACACGGGGTACGGCATGGACGCCCAAACCCGCGAGCATATCTTCGATCCCTTCTTCACCACCAAGGAAGTGGGCAAAGGCACCGGCCTGGGCCTGGCCTCGGCATACGGCATCGCCAAGAGCCACGGCGGCTACATCCAATGCTTCAGCGAACCGGGCTCAGGAACGTCGTTCAGAATTTACTGGCCGGCCATGAACGAACAGGAGATCAGCCCGACCGAGGAACCGCGGGAAAGCATCCTTCAAGGCGGCGACGAGTCCATTCTCGTGGTTGACGATGAGCCGGAAATCCGGGAATTGACCCAAGAGGCCCTGGAGGCCCTGGGCTACACCATAAAGAGCGCCGCCAGCGGAGAAGAGGCCCTGCGGATTTACCAAGAACACGGCCAAATCCTCGACTTGGTCCTTTTGGACCTTAATATGCCTGGCATGGGAGGATATAAGTGCCTCCAGGAATTGTCGCGGATGAATCCCTCGGTCAAAGTGGTGATCAGCAGCGGTTATTCGGCCAATGGGAATGCCGGCGCGGCCCAGGCGGCCGGAGCCGCGGGCTTTATCGGCAAACCGTACCGGCTGAAGGAACTGGCGACCATGGTGCGGGTTGTGCTGGATGAACCGACATCCGGCGGTCAGGCCCGCTGATGTTGACGAAAAATTTAGGAGATCATCGTGGAACCATCGTCTTCGGCCATGGTCGCCTTGGTGCAAAACGCCGCGCTGCTTCTGGCGACGGCATTGCTTTTCGACGTTTTCGCCTCCAGGTGGCGAAGCGGGGAACTCTTTCTTCTCCAAAAGGTCTTTGTCGGACTGCTTCTCGGAGGCATCGGCATGGTGGTCATGCTGACCCCGTGGACTCTGCTTCCCGGCGTAGTATTTGATACGAGATCCGTCCTGATCGGCATAACGGGCCTGTTCTTCGGGGCCATTCCCGCGGCGCTGACCATGGCCATGACGGCCGCCTTGCGCCTTTATCAAGGCGGTTCGGGCGTCTGGATGGGCGTCGCGGCGATCCTGGTTTCAGGGGGCATCGGCCTCGCCTGGCGGTATGCGCGGAAAAAGCGACTGGCAGCCATTTCATGGCTTGAACTCCTCGCTTTCGGAATCGCCGTCCACATCGGCATGCTGGCCATGACGGTCTTCCTGCCCAGGGATGTCGCGTTTCATGTTTTTACAAACATCGCCGGGCCGGTGATGCTGATCTATCCCGTGGCCACGGCTCTGCTTGGAAGCCTGATGATCAGACGCTTGATCCATGAACAGTCCGAGGAACAGGTACGGGATGAAAAGAAATACAGCCGGACCCTGTTTGACGAGTCCCCCATCGGATTGGCGCTTTGTCGTATGGATGGGAGCCTCGTGGACGTCAATCCCGCCTATGCGCGGATCATCGGACGCACTGTTGATGAGACGTTATCCCTGACGTATTGGGATATGACTCCAGAGGAATATGAATCACTGGAACAGGCTCAGTTGCGATTTCTCGCCGAAACCGGACGGTATGGACCATTCGATAAAGAATACATGCACGCGGACGGCCACCGGGTGCCGGTCCGTCTGCAGGGCTTGATCACGGAGATAAAGGGCGAACGGTTCATTCTGTCGGCGGTGGAGGACATCACCGACCAAAGAAAGCACGAACAAGCCCTGCTCCAGGCCAAGGAACAGGCTGAAGCAGCCAACCAGGCCAAATCCGAATTTTTGGCCAATATGAGCCACGAAATCCGCACCCCGATCAACGGCGTCATGGGCATGCTGCAACTCCTGAACACTACCAGGCTGGACGACAAGCAACATCGCTACATTCAGCTTGCCACAAGTTCCGCCGAGCGCCTGACCAGGCTGCTGTCCGACATTCTCGACCTGTCCCGGGTCGAGGCGGGCAAGATGGAGATCCATGCATCGACATTCAGCCTGGACGAACTGCAAGACTCCATCACCGGACTGTTCGCCGTCACGGCCCAAAGCAAGGGCATCGCCCTGGAATGCACCGTTGATCCCGCCATTCCGCCGCGCCTGGTGGGAGACGAAGCCCGGGTCCGGCAAATTCTCTTCAACCTGGTCGGCAACGCCTTGAAATTCAGCGATGCCGGAAAAATCACCGTGGATATGGTTCCGATCCGGTCCTGGAAACCCGGAGCCGCCCGGCTCCTCTTCACCGTAACCGACACGGGCATCGGCATACCCGAGAACAAGTTGAAGGACCTTTTCCAGCCCTTCACCCAAGTGGACGGCTCCTACACCCGTAGACACCAAGGGGCAGGACTGGGACTGGCCATCGTCAAGCGGCTGGTTGAACTCATGGATGGAAATCTCTGCATGGAAAGCCGGGAAGGTGAAGGCACTTCAGCCCACTTCGCCCTGCACTTCAAGCTCCCCGACGACACGACTACGAAAAACGATTCCCCGTTGCCCTCCGCTTCCGCCCCATCCGGTTTGCGCATTTTGCTGGCCGAAGACGATCCGTCGAACGCTTTCCCCACCCAGGAACGGTTGAAACTCGCCGGGCACCACGTCACCCTCGCTGAAAACGGCAAACAGGTCCTGAAACTGCTCAAGGAGCAGGATTTCGACGTCATCCTGATGGACATCCAGATGCCGGAGATGGACGGCCTGGAGGCAACGCGACGCATCCGTGCCATGGAGGACGAAAGTCAGAAGTCAGAAGACAGAGATCCGAACTCTGACCCTCAGGTCTCAAGTTTCAACCCTCAGCCCTCTCGGCGAACGCCGATCATCGCCCTGACCGCTTACGCCATGGCCGGGGATAGGGAGAAGTTTCTGGAAGCCGGGATGAACGACTATCTAGCCAAGCCGGTGCTGGTGAAAGACCTGGAAAAGGCCTTGGAAAAGATTATTCGGCGATCAGATTGATCCGAATTCTTGTTTCATTCTCGGGAGACGAAACAGTCAAGAATGAACCTGCCCCCACCCAATGGCGGACCATATTATCCTTGATTTAATTTACCCTTGATTTTCGAAGAGATATGTATCAAAAATATCTCAGGCAGCTCTTTTGCCGTAAGCCA carries:
- a CDS encoding response regulator encodes the protein MTSTSNVVLDQDFANHHPGSSAGPHVLLIVTDTGYGMDAQTREHIFDPFFTTKEVGKGTGLGLASAYGIAKSHGGYIQCFSEPGSGTSFRIYWPAMNEQEISPTEEPRESILQGGDESILVVDDEPEIRELTQEALEALGYTIKSAASGEEALRIYQEHGQILDLVLLDLNMPGMGGYKCLQELSRMNPSVKVVISSGYSANGNAGAAQAAGAAGFIGKPYRLKELATMVRVVLDEPTSGGQAR
- a CDS encoding ATP-binding protein is translated as MEPSSSAMVALVQNAALLLATALLFDVFASRWRSGELFLLQKVFVGLLLGGIGMVVMLTPWTLLPGVVFDTRSVLIGITGLFFGAIPAALTMAMTAALRLYQGGSGVWMGVAAILVSGGIGLAWRYARKKRLAAISWLELLAFGIAVHIGMLAMTVFLPRDVAFHVFTNIAGPVMLIYPVATALLGSLMIRRLIHEQSEEQVRDEKKYSRTLFDESPIGLALCRMDGSLVDVNPAYARIIGRTVDETLSLTYWDMTPEEYESLEQAQLRFLAETGRYGPFDKEYMHADGHRVPVRLQGLITEIKGERFILSAVEDITDQRKHEQALLQAKEQAEAANQAKSEFLANMSHEIRTPINGVMGMLQLLNTTRLDDKQHRYIQLATSSAERLTRLLSDILDLSRVEAGKMEIHASTFSLDELQDSITGLFAVTAQSKGIALECTVDPAIPPRLVGDEARVRQILFNLVGNALKFSDAGKITVDMVPIRSWKPGAARLLFTVTDTGIGIPENKLKDLFQPFTQVDGSYTRRHQGAGLGLAIVKRLVELMDGNLCMESREGEGTSAHFALHFKLPDDTTTKNDSPLPSASAPSGLRILLAEDDPSNAFPTQERLKLAGHHVTLAENGKQVLKLLKEQDFDVILMDIQMPEMDGLEATRRIRAMEDESQKSEDRDPNSDPQVSSFNPQPSRRTPIIALTAYAMAGDREKFLEAGMNDYLAKPVLVKDLEKALEKIIRRSD